A genomic stretch from Candidatus Thiothrix anitrata includes:
- a CDS encoding PD-(D/E)XK nuclease domain-containing protein: MKLFTIGNRDDNFAVLDELLNAGEVQASQRRKFEFDKGFDRNDFISLIAYMGFTTLVRESLAGEVFAIPNHVMRELYFQYFKVEIERRNQITISDRTLLLAVEKLALYSDIQPLVAELERVLQLLSNRDSLYLDEEHIKTILLALLYQSPAYFILSEREMDKKYPDILLLERSPYKVNFQHLIELKYCKKGDGDKGWEAKKQQGTQQVQEYLQLPSITALKNLSAWLIITDTQRVEVLRLA, encoded by the coding sequence ATGAAGTTGTTCACCATTGGCAACCGCGATGACAATTTCGCGGTGCTGGATGAGTTGTTGAATGCGGGTGAAGTACAAGCCAGTCAGCGGCGCAAGTTTGAGTTTGACAAGGGTTTTGACCGCAATGATTTTATCAGCCTGATAGCGTACATGGGTTTCACCACGCTGGTGCGTGAATCGCTGGCGGGCGAGGTGTTTGCTATCCCTAATCACGTGATGCGCGAGTTATATTTCCAGTATTTTAAAGTCGAAATCGAGCGGCGCAACCAGATCACCATTTCCGACCGCACGTTGCTATTGGCAGTGGAGAAACTGGCACTTTACAGCGACATCCAGCCGCTGGTGGCGGAACTGGAACGGGTGCTGCAATTGCTGTCCAACCGCGATTCACTGTATTTGGATGAGGAACATATCAAGACAATTTTGCTGGCGTTGCTGTACCAGTCTCCGGCGTATTTCATCCTGAGTGAACGCGAAATGGATAAGAAATACCCTGATATTTTGTTGCTGGAACGTAGCCCTTATAAGGTCAATTTCCAGCATTTGATTGAGCTTAAATATTGCAAGAAGGGCGATGGTGACAAAGGCTGGGAGGCGAAGAAACAGCAAGGTACTCAGCAAGTGCAGGAATATCTGCAACTGCCGAGTATTACCGCCCTTAAGAATTTGAGTGCGTGGTTGATTATCACGGATACCCAGCGGGTGGAAGTGCTGCGGCTGGCTTGA
- a CDS encoding AAA family ATPase, whose translation MNLKIPYGESNFKKVMTEGFVYIDKTHYIPKLEQMGSHLFLMRPRRFGKSLMLSMLEYYYDVSHRDAFATLFGKLYIGQHPTPLHNTYQVLFMDFSGIDTDGGHDAILSEFDNNVATWLSKFLDRYAYPQQVRQVILEQASPAAKMREFLTALGEQKFLLLIDEYDHFANTILADDLQLFQKIMGKGGFVRSFYEVLKTATQRGTLDRLFVTGVTPVMLDSMTSGFNIGVNLSLHEDFNEAVGFTEAEVITLLQPLAETCPIALEQLLGDARAWYNGYRFNLKTPQSVYNANMLLYFVKILTANAVNTPSRCWMRTLPRTTAKS comes from the coding sequence ATGAACCTGAAAATCCCCTACGGCGAAAGCAATTTCAAAAAAGTGATGACGGAAGGTTTCGTCTATATCGATAAGACCCATTACATCCCCAAGCTGGAGCAAATGGGCAGCCACTTGTTCCTGATGCGTCCGCGTCGTTTCGGTAAAAGCCTGATGTTGTCGATGCTGGAATACTACTACGATGTATCGCATCGGGATGCATTCGCCACCCTGTTTGGCAAGCTGTATATTGGGCAGCATCCCACGCCGTTGCACAACACTTACCAAGTACTGTTCATGGATTTTAGTGGCATTGACACCGACGGTGGGCATGATGCGATTCTGTCTGAGTTCGACAACAATGTCGCCACATGGCTAAGCAAGTTTCTGGATCGTTATGCTTATCCCCAACAGGTCAGACAGGTCATTCTGGAACAGGCTTCACCCGCCGCTAAAATGCGTGAGTTTTTGACGGCACTGGGCGAACAAAAATTCCTGCTGCTGATCGACGAATACGACCACTTTGCCAACACTATCCTTGCCGATGACCTGCAACTATTCCAGAAAATCATGGGCAAGGGCGGGTTTGTACGCAGCTTTTACGAAGTGCTGAAAACCGCGACCCAGCGCGGCACACTCGACCGGCTGTTTGTCACGGGTGTTACGCCAGTGATGCTCGACAGTATGACCAGTGGCTTCAATATTGGCGTGAATTTGTCGCTGCATGAGGACTTCAATGAGGCAGTGGGGTTTACCGAAGCGGAAGTGATCACCCTGTTGCAGCCATTGGCAGAAACCTGCCCCATTGCGTTGGAACAATTACTTGGCGATGCCCGCGCTTGGTACAACGGCTACCGTTTCAACCTCAAAACGCCGCAAAGCGTGTACAACGCCAATATGCTGCTGTATTTCGTCAAGATTTTGACCGCAAACGCTGTGAATACTCCAAGCCGATGTTGGATGAGAACATTGCCTCGGACTACGGCAAAATCATGA
- a CDS encoding DUF2202 domain-containing protein encodes MIANLSTPSPLNDNEREALQFMREEEKLARDVYLTLYSLWRLPVFSNIAASEQRHTDAVQGLLQTYGIPDPVTNDRVGVFTNPELSSLYADLIARGRKSAHDALQVGALIEETDIADLQNAISKTSQGDISRVYNNLMQASHRHLRAFTGQLQSRSGAYAAQVMPQTEVDAIIGSSAYPNGGNVTRMGGGGKRMGQGRGMAAMPASHDHATVRQGNVGNGGGGWGRGHHGGGSAGHGHGGMGRNRCG; translated from the coding sequence ATGATTGCTAACCTATCCACCCCTTCACCGTTGAATGACAACGAACGTGAAGCCTTGCAATTCATGCGCGAGGAAGAAAAACTTGCCCGTGATGTTTATCTGACCCTGTACAGTCTGTGGCGCTTGCCAGTGTTCAGCAATATTGCCGCCTCCGAACAGCGTCATACCGATGCGGTGCAGGGCTTGCTGCAAACCTACGGTATCCCTGATCCAGTGACAAATGACCGGGTGGGGGTGTTCACTAACCCGGAACTTTCCAGCTTGTATGCTGATTTGATCGCACGCGGGCGCAAATCTGCCCACGATGCCTTGCAGGTCGGCGCACTGATTGAGGAAACCGATATTGCCGATTTGCAAAACGCTATCAGCAAGACTTCGCAAGGCGATATTTCCCGTGTGTACAACAACCTGATGCAGGCTTCACACCGCCATTTGCGGGCATTTACCGGGCAATTGCAAAGCCGTAGCGGTGCTTATGCCGCGCAGGTCATGCCGCAGACGGAAGTGGATGCCATCATCGGCAGTTCAGCCTATCCAAACGGTGGGAATGTTACCCGTATGGGCGGCGGCGGCAAGCGTATGGGGCAGGGAAGAGGTATGGCGGCTATGCCAGCCAGCCATGATCATGCCACGGTTCGTCAAGGCAATGTCGGTAACGGTGGCGGCGGTTGGGGCAGGGGACATCATGGGGGTGGTAGTGCGGGTCATGGTCATGGCGGTATGGGCAGAAATCGGTGCGGGTGA